A segment of the Agarivorans albus genome:
ACGTAGAAGTGTTTGTAAACGGCCCAGGTCCTGGTCGTGAGTCTTCAATCCGTGCATTACATGCTGCGGGTTTCCGTGTGACTAACATCACCGACGTGACTCCGATTCCACACAATGGCTGTCGTCCACCTAAGAAACGCCGCGTGTAGTTTCTGGATAGATTGGAGAAAGAAAAATGGCAAGATATTTAGGTCCAAAGCTTAAACTTAGCCGTCGTGAAGGTACCGATCTTTTCTTGAAAAGTGGCGTACGTGCGATCGACACAAAGTGTAAGCTGGATACAGCACCTGGACAACACGGTGCACGTAAAGCGCGTCTTTCAGACTACGGTTTACAGCTTCGTGAGAAGCAAAAAGTTCGTCGTTTATACGGCATTCTTGAAAAGCAATTCCGCAACTACTATAAAGCTGCTGCTCGCCTTAAAGGCAACACCGGTGAAAACTTGTTGCAATTGTTAGAAAGTCGTTTGGATAACGTTGTTTACCGTGTAGGTTTTGGTGCAACTCGCGCCGAAGCTCGTCAGCTAGTTAGCCACAAAGCTATTCTAGTAAACGGTAAAGTGGTAAACATTCCTTCTTACAAGGTACTACCAGAAGACGTTATCAGTGTTCGCGAAAAATCTAAGAAGCAAGCGCGTATCGTTGCATCTTTAGAAATCGCTGGACAACGTGAAGCGGCATCGTGGGTAGAAGTAGACGCAACTAAGATGGAAGGCACTTTCAAGCGCCTACCTGAGCGCGCTGACTTGTCTGCGGAAATTAACGAACAGCTGATCGTCGAACTTTACTCTAAGTAAAGTTGAATTATAGAGAGGACACAATGCAGGGTTC
Coding sequences within it:
- the rpsD gene encoding 30S ribosomal protein S4; the protein is MARYLGPKLKLSRREGTDLFLKSGVRAIDTKCKLDTAPGQHGARKARLSDYGLQLREKQKVRRLYGILEKQFRNYYKAAARLKGNTGENLLQLLESRLDNVVYRVGFGATRAEARQLVSHKAILVNGKVVNIPSYKVLPEDVISVREKSKKQARIVASLEIAGQREAASWVEVDATKMEGTFKRLPERADLSAEINEQLIVELYSK